One Hemibagrus wyckioides isolate EC202008001 linkage group LG07, SWU_Hwy_1.0, whole genome shotgun sequence DNA segment encodes these proteins:
- the mier1b gene encoding mesoderm induction early response protein 1b isoform X1: protein MAESSLGNSSPGVSVGSDSVDLDASVERVNEFEDERTGEDEELTRDTTFTTEIEELTRESEMPIQELRSLYGYEASGSPEEEDEEEEEEEDAEEEEDEDDEVEEVDNDESSRSTGELKRNKDECVKSVSQGVDSQSGGEGRSLSAKELIRSQNCRYFNNNEVDEESEEDEDYVPSEDWKKEIMVGSMYQAETPAGLCKYKENERVYENDDQLLWNPEFLPEHTVVAFLTEACKRTGEETGVDAIPEGSHIKDNEQALYELVKCDFDTEEALRRLRFNVKAAREELSVWTEEECRHFEQGLKAYGKDFHLIQANKVRTRSVGECVAFYYMWKKSERYDFFAQQTRLGKRKYNLHPGVTDYMDRLLDETESAASSRAATPPTTISQSEREEGSAHNGLSVHGSVPNADTVNVDAKHENLQTDGTDPSRDSNGCEQNGSLKRQQDIQSAERPSKKCRTESDPPIHAEMDSSEVKEN, encoded by the exons ATGGCGGAG TCCTCCTTGGGGAATTCAAGCCCAG gggtgtCCGTGGGATCAGACAGTGTGGATTTGGACGCATCAGTAGAAAGGGTGAATGAGTTTGAGGACGAGCGTACAGGAGAGGACGAGGAGCTGACCAGAGACACTACCTTCACTACAGAGATAGAGGAGCTCACACgg GAAAGCGAGATGCCGATCCAGGAGCTGCGCAGTCTGTACGGGTACGAGGCCTCCGGATCTccagaggaagaggatgaggaagaggaggaggaagaggatgcagaggaggaggaggatgaagatgatgaagttGAGGAGGTAGATAACGATGAGAGCAGCAGGAGTACTGGGGAGCTCAAAAGGAACAAG GAcgagtgtgtgaagagtgtgtctCAGGGTGTGGACAGTCAGAGTGGTGGTGAAGGTCGTTCTCTCTCTGCTAAAGAACTCATCCGCTCTCAGAACTGCAGATATTTTAACA ATAATGAAGTGGATGAGGAGtctgaggaggatgaggactaTGTTCCCTCAGAGGACTGGAAAAAA gaGATCATGGTGGGGTCTATGTATCAGGCTGAAACTCCAGCAGGActctgtaaatataaagagaacGAGCGAG TGTACGAGAACGACGATCAGCTGCTTTGGAACCCAGAGTTCCTCCCCGAGCACACAGTAGTGGCGTTTCTAACAGAAGCGTGTAAACGCACCGGGGAGGAGACCGGAGTCGACGCCATACCTGAGGGCTCGCACATCAAAGATAATGAACAG gcactTTATGAACTTGTAAAGTGTGACTTTGACACAGAAGAAGCTCTGAGAAGACTGAGGTTTAACGTGAAAGCAGCCCGAG AAGAGTTGTCTGTGTGGACGGAGGAGGAATGTAGACATTTTGAACAGGGTCTAAAGGCTTACGGGAAAGATTTTCACCTCATCCAAGCTAACAAG GTCAGGACGCGGTCAGTGGGGGAGTGTGTGGCATTCTATTACATGTGGAAGAAATCTGAGCGATACGACTTCTTCGCTCAGCAAACACGTCTCGGCAAGAGGAAGTACAACCTCCATCCGGGAGTGAC GGATTATATGGATCGACTATTAGATGAGACGGAGAGTGCAGCATCAAGTCGAGCAGCCACGCCCCCTACCACCATCAGCCAATCGGAGCGAGAGGAGGGCTCTGCCCACAACG GTCTAAGTGTACACGGCTCTGTCCCAAACGCAGACACCGTCAACGTGGACGCAAAACATGAGAACCTGCAGACGGATGGAACCGACCCAAGCCGCGATTCCAATGGCTGTGAACAGAACGGATCGCTAAAGCGTCAACAAGACATCCAAAGTGCAGAACGGCCTTCTAAAAAATGCAGGACAGAATCAGACCCGCCCATCCATGCTGAAATGGACTCTTCTGAGGttaaagagaactga
- the mier1b gene encoding mesoderm induction early response protein 1b isoform X2 — MPIQELRSLYGYEASGSPEEEDEEEEEEEDAEEEEDEDDEVEEVDNDESSRSTGELKRNKDECVKSVSQGVDSQSGGEGRSLSAKELIRSQNCRYFNNNEVDEESEEDEDYVPSEDWKKEIMVGSMYQAETPAGLCKYKENERVYENDDQLLWNPEFLPEHTVVAFLTEACKRTGEETGVDAIPEGSHIKDNEQALYELVKCDFDTEEALRRLRFNVKAAREELSVWTEEECRHFEQGLKAYGKDFHLIQANKVRTRSVGECVAFYYMWKKSERYDFFAQQTRLGKRKYNLHPGVTDYMDRLLDETESAASSRAATPPTTISQSEREEGSAHNGLSVHGSVPNADTVNVDAKHENLQTDGTDPSRDSNGCEQNGSLKRQQDIQSAERPSKKCRTESDPPIHAEMDSSEVKEN, encoded by the exons ATGCCGATCCAGGAGCTGCGCAGTCTGTACGGGTACGAGGCCTCCGGATCTccagaggaagaggatgaggaagaggaggaggaagaggatgcagaggaggaggaggatgaagatgatgaagttGAGGAGGTAGATAACGATGAGAGCAGCAGGAGTACTGGGGAGCTCAAAAGGAACAAG GAcgagtgtgtgaagagtgtgtctCAGGGTGTGGACAGTCAGAGTGGTGGTGAAGGTCGTTCTCTCTCTGCTAAAGAACTCATCCGCTCTCAGAACTGCAGATATTTTAACA ATAATGAAGTGGATGAGGAGtctgaggaggatgaggactaTGTTCCCTCAGAGGACTGGAAAAAA gaGATCATGGTGGGGTCTATGTATCAGGCTGAAACTCCAGCAGGActctgtaaatataaagagaacGAGCGAG TGTACGAGAACGACGATCAGCTGCTTTGGAACCCAGAGTTCCTCCCCGAGCACACAGTAGTGGCGTTTCTAACAGAAGCGTGTAAACGCACCGGGGAGGAGACCGGAGTCGACGCCATACCTGAGGGCTCGCACATCAAAGATAATGAACAG gcactTTATGAACTTGTAAAGTGTGACTTTGACACAGAAGAAGCTCTGAGAAGACTGAGGTTTAACGTGAAAGCAGCCCGAG AAGAGTTGTCTGTGTGGACGGAGGAGGAATGTAGACATTTTGAACAGGGTCTAAAGGCTTACGGGAAAGATTTTCACCTCATCCAAGCTAACAAG GTCAGGACGCGGTCAGTGGGGGAGTGTGTGGCATTCTATTACATGTGGAAGAAATCTGAGCGATACGACTTCTTCGCTCAGCAAACACGTCTCGGCAAGAGGAAGTACAACCTCCATCCGGGAGTGAC GGATTATATGGATCGACTATTAGATGAGACGGAGAGTGCAGCATCAAGTCGAGCAGCCACGCCCCCTACCACCATCAGCCAATCGGAGCGAGAGGAGGGCTCTGCCCACAACG GTCTAAGTGTACACGGCTCTGTCCCAAACGCAGACACCGTCAACGTGGACGCAAAACATGAGAACCTGCAGACGGATGGAACCGACCCAAGCCGCGATTCCAATGGCTGTGAACAGAACGGATCGCTAAAGCGTCAACAAGACATCCAAAGTGCAGAACGGCCTTCTAAAAAATGCAGGACAGAATCAGACCCGCCCATCCATGCTGAAATGGACTCTTCTGAGGttaaagagaactga